In Eucalyptus grandis isolate ANBG69807.140 chromosome 4, ASM1654582v1, whole genome shotgun sequence, the following proteins share a genomic window:
- the LOC104441007 gene encoding eukaryotic translation initiation factor 3 subunit D: MVGGFEVGAVPFNPDGWGPPESSGTAAAASSLPLHVPFAPFSRSDKVGRIADWTRSLNNQSKGHKQSDSIFDFSADDSFAPLDDDASFRLVDSKPAPRPKFGPKWRFNQHHRSQLPQRRDEEVEAKKREAEKERARRDRLYNLNRPGANAPRREAAAFKSSVDIQPEWNMLDQIPFSTFSKLSFAVPEPEDLLLCGALEYYDRTYDRVTPKNERRLERFKNRNFFKVTTTDDPVIRRLANEDKATVFATDAILSALMCAPRSVYSWDIVIQRVGNKLFFDKRDGSQLDLLSVHETSQEPLPEAKDDINSAYSLSVEAAYVNQNFSQQVLIRDGNKVTFDEPNPFANEGEEVASVAYRYRRWKLDDDMHLIARCEVQSVNEINKQRSFLTLNALNEFDSKYSGVDWRQKLETQRGAVLATELKNNANKLAKWTAQALLASADYMKLGFVSRVHPRDHFNHVILAVQQYKPRDFASQINLNTSNMWGIVKSIVDLCMKLNEGKYVLVKDPSKPQVRIYEVPADAFENDYVEEPLPEEEQAQPPVEDVEASEITVAANDVEDKEIDAQA; encoded by the exons ATGGTCGGAGGATTCGAGGTCGGCGCCGTCCCCTTCAACCCCGACGGCTGGGGCCCGCCGGAGTCCTCcggcaccgccgccgccgcctcctccctccccctccaCGTCCCCTTCGCGCCGTTCTCCCGGTCGGACAAGGTCGGCCGCATCGCCGACTGGACCCGATCGCTCAACAACCAGTCGAAGGGCCACAAGCAGTCGGACTCGATCTTCGACTTCTCGGCGGACGACTCCTTCGCGCCGCTCGACGACGACGCCTCGTTCCGGCTGGTCGACTCGAAGCCCGCGCCGCGGCCCAAGTTCGGCCCCAAGTGGCGGTTCAACCAGCACCACCGGAGCCAGCTGCCGCAGCGCCGCGACGAGGAGGTCGAGGCCAAGAAGCGCGAGGCGGAGAAGGAGCGGGCCCGCCGCGACCGGCTCTACAACCTCAACAGGCCCGGGGCCAACGCCCCGCGGCGCGAGGCGGCAGCGTTCAAGTCCTCGGTGGACATACAGCCCGAGTGGAACATGCTGGACCAGATCCCCTTCTCGACCTTCTCGAAGCTGTCGTTCGCCGTGCCGGAGCCCGAGGATCTCCTGCTCTGCGGCGCCCTCGAGTACTACGATAGGACCTACGACCGCGTCACCCCGAAGAACGAGCGACGCCTCGAGAG gttCAAGAATAGGAATTTCTTCAAGGTTACTACAACTGATGATCCAGTCATCCGCCGGTTGGCAAACGAGGACAAGGCAACAGTTTTCGCAACAGATGCTATTCTTTCTGCGCTCATGTGCGCACCTAGGTCTGTTTACTCCTGGGATATTGTGATTCAGAGAGTCGGGAACAAGTTGTTCTTTGACAAGAGAGATGGATCCCAGCTTGATCTGCTATCTGTGCATGAAACCTCCCAAGAACCATTGCCAGAGGCCAAGGATGATATTAACTCGGCGTATTCTTTGAGTGTTGAGGCAGCATATGTCAATCAGAACTTCTCACAGCAAGTTCTGATCAGGGATGGAAATAAGGTTACTTTTGATGAGCCAAACCCATTCGCAAATGAGGGGGAGGAGGTTGCCTCAGTGGCTTACAGGTACAGGCGGTGGAAGCTTGATGATGACATGCATCTCATTGCTCGATGCGAGGTTCAAAGTGTCAATGAGATCAACAAGCAAAGATCATTTTTGACCCTTAATGCACTTAATGAATTTGATTCCAAATACTCTGGTGTCGACTGGAGGCAGAAGCTGGAAACACAGAGAGGTGCTGTGTTGGCAACAGAGCTCAAGAACAATGCTAATAAGTTGGCTAAGTGGACAGCACAAGCACTACTAGCAAGTGCAGATTACATGAAACTGGGTTTTGTCTCGCGAGTTCATCCTCGTGATCATTTTAACCATGTAATTCTGGCAGTACAGCAGTATAAACCAAGGGACTTCGCTTCACAGATTAATCTGAATACTTCTAATATGTGGGGGATTGTGAAGTCTATTGTGGATTTGTGCATGAAATTGAATGAAGGGAAGTATGTTCTTGTGAAGGATCCGTCTAAGCCACAAGTAAGAATTTATGAGGTCCCAGCTGATGCCTTTGAGAATGATTACGTGGAGGAACCCTTGCCTGAAGAGGAGCAAGCACAACCCCCTGTGGAAGATGTTGAAGCTAGTGAAATAACTGTTGCTGCAAATGAtgtggaagacaaagaaattgATGCTCAAGCATAG